A window of Lacibacter sediminis contains these coding sequences:
- a CDS encoding GNAT family N-acetyltransferase: MVLMHTVVREKFEGKRLAGLLTKTGLEFAITEGLKVVFYCPFVSSYIKRHPEYEELVSTSGVKNE; this comes from the coding sequence CTGGTATTAATGCATACGGTTGTACGGGAAAAATTTGAAGGTAAAAGATTAGCTGGCTTGCTGACTAAAACGGGACTCGAATTTGCGATAACCGAAGGTTTGAAAGTTGTCTTTTACTGCCCCTTCGTCAGCTCGTATATAAAAAGACATCCAGAGTATGAAGAATTAGTAAGTACGAGCGGCGTTAAAAATGAATAG
- a CDS encoding hydrolase has protein sequence MKQTIIASLSLFMLIAGKQAAAQQPSADLLTPTNHSLVVIDMQSQMLFPLKSGGINEFRDNAAIVAGASKIFNIPTVVTTVASKSFSGPVFPEVAQFYPAGGYIERTTMNAWEDVNAYKAITGNGKKKIVFAGLWTSVCIVDPALSARAVGYDVYVITDACGDVSKEAHDMAINRMMQAGVKTMTSIQYLLELQRDWARSKTYKAVTELVEKYGGAYGIGIQYAKDMLPH, from the coding sequence ATGAAACAAACAATCATCGCATCACTGTCTTTATTCATGTTAATTGCAGGTAAGCAAGCAGCGGCACAGCAACCTTCCGCAGACTTATTGACACCAACAAACCATTCGCTTGTTGTGATCGATATGCAGAGCCAGATGCTCTTCCCACTTAAAAGCGGCGGTATTAATGAATTCAGGGATAACGCAGCAATAGTAGCAGGTGCATCGAAAATATTCAATATACCTACAGTAGTTACAACAGTTGCATCCAAATCATTTAGTGGCCCTGTATTTCCCGAAGTTGCACAGTTCTATCCAGCTGGCGGGTATATTGAAAGAACAACGATGAATGCCTGGGAAGATGTAAATGCTTATAAAGCAATTACAGGTAATGGTAAGAAGAAAATTGTATTTGCCGGACTATGGACAAGTGTGTGTATCGTTGACCCGGCTTTGTCAGCGAGGGCTGTAGGCTATGACGTTTACGTTATTACTGATGCTTGCGGTGACGTTAGTAAGGAAGCGCATGATATGGCTATCAACCGTATGATGCAGGCTGGTGTAAAAACGATGACATCCATACAGTATCTGTTGGAATTACAGCGTGATTGGGCGAGAAGTAAAACCTACAAAGCCGTAACAGAACTTGTTGAAAAATATGGCGGCGCCTATGGAATCGGTATCCAGTATGCAAAGGATATGTTACCTCATTAA
- a CDS encoding DMT family transporter, which yields MKLIWYFVALVSGAFLPIQAGLNSKLGKSIENPVYASMISFAIGFFSLLAFILLTKQSVTWAGVKSVPVYVWASGVLGAFYVTAVILTYPQIGPALTFGLVVAGQMIISVLMDHFHILVHIKHSINIYRLIGVAFIVAGVIIIRKF from the coding sequence ATGAAACTTATCTGGTATTTCGTTGCATTGGTTTCTGGCGCATTTCTTCCAATACAGGCGGGTTTAAATTCTAAACTCGGTAAATCAATTGAAAACCCTGTGTATGCGTCGATGATCTCATTTGCAATTGGCTTCTTTTCCCTGCTGGCCTTTATTCTGTTAACAAAACAATCAGTAACGTGGGCCGGTGTAAAATCGGTTCCTGTTTATGTTTGGGCAAGTGGGGTGCTTGGGGCGTTTTATGTAACGGCCGTCATTCTTACATATCCGCAAATTGGTCCTGCATTAACGTTTGGACTTGTGGTGGCAGGACAAATGATTATTTCTGTTTTAATGGATCACTTTCATATTCTGGTGCATATAAAGCACAGCATCAACATCTACCGGCTTATTGGTGTTGCATTCATTGTGGCGGGAGTTATCATTATCCGAAAGTTTTGA
- a CDS encoding alginate export family protein — protein sequence MKYLIFILNLFLVKLLLCQQVPLRNLRYDEDYSVLKTDTVRGWYNSVKFIPLSSSRNSFLSFGGEYRYQLQYFKNENWGDIPKEEYMAVYNRLLIHSDLHIGKHFRLFGQLVSTSTSGRVEPARSVDENWLDVHQVFLDVNLLNRQKDKLVIRAGRQELLYGSQRLISVREGPNNRLSFDALKLFYKRHNFEADAFYSKPVRVCVNVFDDPVNQNEQLWSSYLVFKDVPLIQHVDVYYIGYQNTKKSYNNIAATETRHSVGTRLWKWTGAFRYDVETLYQFGMMGDVVINAYTVSANLQYHFRKLKLKPVAGLKTELISGDVLAGDNRINTFNPLFPRGAYFGLVALIGPVNLIDIHPSIEIELCKGLLFIADYDLFWRYSQADGIYGPNAELIYPAGSGKYIGDQLGLSFDIVPSQHVSISPEFTFFRAGKYLKDVSPGKNIIFSAITLQFKY from the coding sequence ATGAAATATTTGATTTTTATATTGAATCTATTCCTGGTAAAGTTGCTTTTGTGTCAGCAGGTTCCATTACGTAATCTTCGTTACGATGAAGATTATTCGGTGCTTAAAACTGATACTGTAAGAGGTTGGTACAATTCTGTAAAATTTATACCACTCAGTTCTTCCCGTAACAGTTTTTTATCTTTTGGAGGAGAATACCGTTACCAGTTACAATATTTTAAAAATGAAAATTGGGGCGATATACCTAAGGAAGAGTATATGGCTGTTTATAACCGATTATTAATTCATAGTGATCTTCATATCGGAAAGCATTTTCGATTATTCGGACAGTTGGTAAGTACAAGTACCTCAGGTCGTGTAGAGCCTGCCCGTTCAGTGGATGAAAACTGGCTGGATGTACACCAGGTTTTTTTGGATGTTAATTTGTTGAACAGACAAAAAGATAAGCTTGTGATCCGGGCAGGCAGGCAGGAACTTCTGTATGGATCACAAAGGTTAATCTCCGTACGTGAAGGACCAAACAATCGTTTAAGCTTTGATGCGCTGAAGTTGTTTTACAAGCGACATAATTTTGAGGCAGACGCTTTTTATAGCAAACCGGTAAGAGTATGTGTGAATGTGTTTGATGACCCTGTTAATCAGAATGAACAGCTATGGTCGTCCTATCTTGTTTTCAAGGATGTTCCACTTATTCAGCATGTGGATGTTTATTATATCGGTTATCAGAATACAAAAAAATCATATAATAATATTGCGGCAACAGAAACAAGACATTCAGTTGGAACAAGATTGTGGAAATGGACCGGCGCATTTCGTTATGATGTTGAGACTTTATATCAGTTTGGAATGATGGGCGATGTAGTTATTAATGCGTATACGGTATCGGCAAATCTGCAATATCATTTCCGGAAGTTAAAATTGAAGCCAGTTGCGGGTTTAAAGACAGAGTTGATTAGTGGCGATGTTTTGGCAGGTGATAACCGAATTAATACTTTCAATCCGTTATTTCCGAGAGGAGCATATTTTGGACTAGTTGCCTTAATTGGGCCTGTTAATCTTATCGATATTCATCCTTCCATTGAAATTGAATTATGCAAGGGGCTGTTGTTTATAGCTGATTATGATTTGTTCTGGCGCTATAGTCAGGCAGATGGTATATACGGACCAAATGCCGAATTGATTTACCCTGCAGGCTCCGGTAAATACATTGGCGATCAGCTTGGACTAAGTTTCGATATCGTTCCAAGTCAACATGTTTCCATTTCACCGGAATTCACTTTTTTTAGAGCAGGTAAGTATTTGAAAGATGTAAGTCCCGGTAAGAATATCATTTTTTCAGCAATCACCCTTCAATTTAAATACTAA
- a CDS encoding cupin domain-containing protein — protein MHYTRIYADAAGETHFEDVEIPLTDNGDIGFLSDKQNVSTMQFRENKADYNWNFHAAPAKQFIILLDGAIEITTSLGENRIFYAGEILLVEDVTGKGHKTKNLINTKRKSIFIQI, from the coding sequence ATGCATTATACCAGAATCTATGCAGACGCCGCCGGTGAAACCCATTTTGAAGATGTGGAAATTCCGTTAACTGATAACGGTGATATTGGTTTTCTTTCAGACAAACAGAATGTATCAACAATGCAGTTCAGAGAAAACAAAGCAGATTATAACTGGAATTTTCATGCAGCTCCGGCAAAGCAATTTATTATTTTGCTGGATGGCGCAATTGAAATAACAACCAGCCTTGGTGAAAACAGAATTTTTTACGCAGGGGAAATATTGTTGGTAGAAGATGTAACCGGCAAAGGGCATAAAACAAAAAACCTGATCAATACCAAACGTAAATCAATTTTTATACAGATATGA
- a CDS encoding SLAC1 anion channel family protein: MNAVKHDISFLQFLPVSLFGGILGLTGLSFSWRLASAKWGLNPLTGAAFGAIVILLFLLLLVTYINKWIRFPQSVKAEFKDFVSVAFFATFIVSLLLIPGILLTYHEGVATVIWLAGVVFIIIFNLYLLQQWLKRPLPSGNILTPLLLPVIGLLDVPIVGSLLQWPAAREISLFCFAAGCSLFIILYPVIMARLLFVSALPETLQPTLLFLVLPYPILYLDYIGFSGSNDILSSVLYYSGIFLLLIFGSKILFLPKSCPFRVGWWAVSFPLTAITISAFRYSEYHQQLISQVIPVLLLALSTCTIIYLMFQTTYRILTKQLFINDPTKADTAKISEPNH; the protein is encoded by the coding sequence ATGAATGCTGTTAAACATGATATAAGTTTTCTTCAATTTCTGCCGGTAAGTCTCTTTGGCGGTATTCTCGGTTTGACAGGATTGAGTTTTTCGTGGAGATTGGCATCAGCTAAGTGGGGACTTAATCCGTTGACCGGGGCAGCGTTTGGTGCGATTGTGATTTTATTATTTCTATTGTTATTGGTAACCTATATAAATAAATGGATACGGTTCCCGCAATCTGTAAAAGCAGAATTCAAGGACTTTGTATCAGTTGCTTTTTTTGCGACTTTCATAGTAAGTCTGCTGTTGATACCCGGAATTTTGTTGACCTATCATGAAGGCGTTGCTACTGTAATCTGGTTGGCTGGTGTAGTATTTATCATCATATTTAACTTGTATTTATTACAGCAATGGTTGAAGCGACCCTTACCTAGTGGAAATATATTGACGCCATTGCTGCTGCCGGTAATTGGATTGCTCGATGTACCCATTGTTGGTAGTCTTTTGCAATGGCCTGCAGCAAGGGAGATAAGCCTGTTTTGTTTTGCTGCCGGATGTTCGTTATTCATTATTCTTTATCCTGTTATCATGGCCAGATTACTGTTTGTATCGGCACTGCCTGAGACATTACAACCAACGTTACTTTTCCTGGTATTACCTTATCCAATTTTGTACTTAGATTATATCGGCTTTTCCGGATCGAACGATATTCTTTCTTCCGTTCTTTATTATTCCGGCATTTTTCTCTTGCTGATATTTGGGAGCAAAATATTGTTTCTCCCAAAAAGTTGTCCGTTCAGAGTAGGTTGGTGGGCAGTAAGTTTTCCATTGACCGCTATTACCATTTCCGCCTTCAGATATTCGGAATACCATCAGCAGCTAATCAGCCAGGTAATTCCTGTATTGTTGTTGGCACTTTCAACTTGTACAATTATCTATTTGATGTTTCAAACCACTTATCGTATCCTGACAAAACAATTATTTATAAACGATCCAACAAAAGCAGATACCGCTAAAATTTCAGAACCAAATCATTAA
- a CDS encoding ring-cleaving dioxygenase: MNQLITGLHHVTAMASDAQKNVDFYAGLLGLRMVKKTINFDAPDIYHLYYGNEDGSPGTIMTFFPFPGLVKGRKGKGQLTVTSFSIPENSLEYWMNRFKKFNVPFEDPQERFENESFIYFEDGDGLGIELVANKTDERKGFTYGQIPAEHAVKGFYSVSLAEEGYEKTAGLLTEQMDHKLVAEKGNRFRFSASGKPGDLVDVICSPDSLRGLGGSGTVHHVAFATATDESQLTFREKVNGLGVVNTTPVLDRQYFHSIYFREPGGVLFEVATNPPGFAIDEPKEHLGESLKLPPWEEPNRDVIEKLLTPVEVDIEKFRD, encoded by the coding sequence ATGAACCAATTGATAACAGGGTTGCATCATGTAACAGCAATGGCATCGGATGCTCAGAAAAATGTAGATTTCTATGCGGGACTTTTAGGTCTCAGGATGGTTAAAAAAACAATCAATTTTGATGCACCCGATATATATCATTTATATTACGGTAATGAAGATGGAAGTCCGGGTACGATCATGACATTTTTCCCATTCCCTGGATTAGTCAAAGGAAGAAAAGGAAAGGGGCAGCTGACTGTAACTTCATTTTCAATTCCGGAAAATTCACTTGAATATTGGATGAACCGGTTCAAAAAATTCAACGTTCCATTTGAAGATCCGCAAGAGCGATTTGAGAATGAAAGTTTTATTTACTTTGAAGATGGCGATGGATTGGGTATTGAATTAGTGGCAAACAAAACAGATGAACGGAAAGGGTTTACCTATGGTCAAATTCCCGCCGAACATGCTGTGAAAGGTTTTTACAGTGTTTCGTTAGCAGAAGAAGGTTATGAAAAGACGGCAGGTTTACTAACAGAGCAAATGGATCACAAACTGGTTGCTGAAAAAGGAAACCGCTTTCGTTTTTCTGCCAGTGGAAAGCCTGGTGATTTGGTTGATGTGATTTGCTCCCCAGATTCGTTGCGAGGTTTAGGAGGAAGTGGCACGGTGCATCATGTTGCATTTGCAACAGCAACCGACGAAAGTCAATTAACCTTCAGAGAAAAAGTAAACGGACTCGGAGTTGTAAATACAACACCTGTTTTGGACAGACAATATTTTCATTCAATTTACTTCAGAGAACCCGGAGGTGTTTTGTTTGAAGTGGCAACCAATCCGCCGGGTTTTGCCATTGATGAGCCGAAAGAACATCTTGGTGAATCATTGAAGTTGCCGCCATGGGAAGAGCCGAATCGAGATGTGATTGAAAAATTACTGACACCTGTGGAGGTTGATATTGAAAAATTCAGAGACTGA
- a CDS encoding Dps family protein, whose protein sequence is MSVTIGIREENAASVAADLSKILADEFVLYTKTRNAHWNVTGDDFYAKHKFFEDQYEMLDEIMDEVAERIRSINHFAPATLRSYLQLTHLTELSREKNDSHGYIKELLADHDSIIMNLRIKINLFAAEYLDLGSSDFITGLMEKHEKMAWMLRAHLL, encoded by the coding sequence ATGTCAGTAACAATTGGTATAAGAGAAGAAAACGCAGCTTCGGTTGCAGCAGATCTGTCAAAAATACTTGCAGATGAATTTGTGCTGTACACAAAAACACGCAATGCACATTGGAACGTAACTGGCGATGATTTTTATGCCAAACATAAATTTTTTGAAGATCAGTACGAAATGCTGGATGAAATAATGGATGAAGTTGCAGAGCGAATCCGTTCGATTAATCACTTTGCGCCTGCTACATTAAGGAGTTATTTACAGCTGACACATCTTACTGAATTATCAAGAGAGAAAAATGACAGTCATGGATACATCAAAGAATTATTGGCTGATCATGATAGTATCATTATGAATTTGAGAATTAAGATCAACTTGTTTGCTGCGGAATATCTTGATCTGGGTTCCAGTGATTTTATTACTGGCCTTATGGAAAAGCACGAAAAAATGGCTTGGATGCTCAGGGCTCACTTGTTATAG
- a CDS encoding DoxX family protein produces the protein MRSLLYHITAIYPAAESFHLVMFFCRIIITIEFVVVHGLKKIGIGVANAEVIPNPLHWPVFVNDYFILFASLVAPVFIIIGLYTRLAIMPVLAVTLTGYFIVHWNDSLLIKDVPFIYSMIYLLILVLGPGKYSADYFIHKKQAV, from the coding sequence ATGCGATCTCTTCTTTATCATATCACAGCAATTTATCCTGCAGCTGAAAGCTTTCATCTCGTCATGTTTTTTTGCAGGATTATTATCACTATCGAATTTGTTGTTGTGCATGGACTTAAGAAAATTGGAATAGGTGTGGCAAATGCTGAAGTAATACCAAACCCGTTGCATTGGCCTGTATTTGTTAATGACTACTTTATTCTCTTTGCCAGTCTTGTTGCACCTGTTTTTATTATCATTGGGCTATATACCCGACTTGCAATTATGCCGGTATTGGCTGTAACACTCACAGGGTATTTCATTGTTCATTGGAATGATTCTTTACTAATAAAGGATGTTCCATTTATCTACAGCATGATTTACCTGTTGATTTTAGTACTTGGCCCCGGGAAATATTCCGCTGATTATTTCATTCATAAAAAACAAGCAGTATGA
- a CDS encoding alpha/beta hydrolase, with translation MHTYHIIEKGRPLHEANKALILLHGRGSTADDILTLSNEFCDDTFYIAASQATGNTWYPYSFLVDESQNEPWLSSAVEVVKRLIDETSQHIPVHQIYLMGFSQGACLTLEVAARYAQQYAGVVAFTGGLIGKQLAPEKYKGDFRKAKVYIGNSDIDPHVPVIRSKESKKIMESLGADVTLDVFPGMAHTVSVKEINRVKELMF, from the coding sequence ATGCATACATATCATATTATTGAAAAAGGCAGACCGTTACACGAAGCAAATAAAGCGTTGATACTTCTCCATGGCAGGGGAAGTACTGCCGATGATATACTAACTCTTTCAAATGAGTTTTGCGACGATACATTTTATATTGCCGCATCACAGGCTACAGGCAATACCTGGTATCCTTACAGTTTCCTTGTAGATGAGTCACAAAACGAACCGTGGCTTTCCTCCGCAGTAGAAGTGGTGAAAAGATTAATCGATGAAACAAGCCAACACATACCTGTTCATCAAATTTATTTGATGGGATTTTCACAAGGTGCATGTCTCACATTAGAAGTTGCTGCCAGGTATGCACAACAGTATGCAGGTGTTGTTGCTTTTACGGGGGGGCTTATCGGCAAACAGCTGGCGCCTGAAAAATACAAGGGTGATTTCAGAAAAGCGAAAGTCTATATTGGTAACAGTGATATCGATCCGCATGTGCCTGTTATACGTTCAAAAGAATCAAAAAAAATAATGGAAAGTCTTGGAGCTGATGTTACATTGGATGTATTTCCGGGAATGGCACATACCGTCTCAGTGAAAGAAATAAACCGGGTGAAGGAACTCATGTTCTAA
- a CDS encoding amidohydrolase, translating to MKLYCSFLLLLLNIALQAQTKADIIIVGGKISTFDDNKSQVQSIAITGNKIVMAGTNVQVMKLKGRNTKIIYANGRRVIPGLFDSHLHVIRGGRFYNTELRWDGVKTLKRALEMLKEQAQRTPEGKWVRVVGGWNEYQFEEKRLPTLEEINEATGKVPVFILYLYGKAWLNKAGLERLMINTDSPNPPGGLIEKDSNGNPTGLLLAEPNAFILYSTLAKLPELTTAEKINSTLQYMSELNRLGVTAAMDAGGGFQNFPDDYTITDSLHKLGKITLRLPYFLFAQKKGTELQDYSTWINMVDIDQQGTNDINQINYHVEGGGENIVADAADFENFLYPRPELPATMEANLKPVIQLLVKNRWPFRIHATYNESITRDLNVIEEVNRETPLDGLIWFIDHAETISEENMMRIKKLGGGISVQHRMAYQGESFIHRYGKKAALAAPPVKRMLEIGLPVALGTDGTRVASYNPWVALHWITTGKTIGGTQIMAYEHLLDRSTALSLLTSGGYKLIKENENNGKLQKGYYADIVILDKDYFSIADEQIPYIQSVLTVVDGKIVYASHEYQSLAPARLPVIPLWSPVKYYGGYQSK from the coding sequence ATGAAATTGTATTGCTCTTTTTTACTTCTCTTACTCAACATTGCTTTACAGGCCCAGACGAAGGCAGATATCATTATAGTTGGAGGTAAAATATCGACGTTTGATGATAACAAAAGTCAGGTACAAAGTATTGCTATTACAGGAAATAAGATAGTGATGGCAGGAACCAATGTGCAAGTAATGAAATTGAAGGGGAGGAATACAAAAATAATTTATGCTAACGGAAGACGAGTTATTCCCGGTTTATTTGACAGTCATTTGCATGTAATTCGTGGGGGTAGATTTTATAATACTGAGCTAAGATGGGATGGTGTAAAAACATTAAAACGGGCACTGGAGATGTTGAAGGAGCAGGCTCAGCGAACACCTGAAGGAAAGTGGGTTCGGGTTGTTGGCGGTTGGAACGAATATCAATTTGAAGAAAAGCGATTACCAACTTTAGAAGAGATCAACGAAGCGACAGGTAAGGTGCCCGTTTTTATTTTGTATCTCTATGGAAAAGCATGGTTGAATAAAGCAGGTTTAGAGAGATTGATGATCAATACAGATTCACCCAATCCGCCGGGAGGGTTGATTGAAAAAGATAGTAATGGTAATCCAACGGGGTTATTGCTTGCAGAACCCAATGCTTTTATTCTTTATTCTACATTGGCAAAATTGCCAGAGTTGACGACGGCAGAAAAAATAAATTCTACACTGCAGTATATGTCAGAGTTAAACCGGCTTGGTGTAACAGCCGCCATGGATGCAGGTGGAGGTTTTCAGAATTTTCCAGATGATTATACAATAACTGATTCCTTGCACAAATTGGGTAAGATCACTCTTCGACTGCCGTATTTTCTATTTGCGCAAAAAAAAGGTACGGAGTTGCAGGATTATTCAACATGGATTAACATGGTTGATATTGATCAGCAGGGAACGAATGATATTAATCAGATTAACTATCATGTTGAAGGCGGAGGTGAAAATATTGTTGCTGATGCGGCAGATTTTGAAAATTTTTTATATCCCCGACCGGAGTTGCCTGCAACAATGGAAGCGAACCTTAAGCCTGTCATTCAATTACTGGTTAAGAACCGGTGGCCATTTCGTATTCATGCAACGTATAATGAAAGCATCACCAGAGATTTGAATGTGATTGAAGAAGTAAACAGAGAAACACCGTTAGATGGTTTGATTTGGTTTATTGATCATGCAGAGACAATCAGTGAAGAAAATATGATGCGAATCAAAAAGTTGGGTGGTGGTATTTCTGTTCAGCATCGTATGGCTTACCAAGGCGAAAGTTTTATACATCGTTATGGTAAGAAAGCGGCATTGGCTGCACCACCGGTAAAACGTATGCTGGAAATAGGATTACCGGTTGCATTAGGAACCGATGGAACCAGGGTTGCCAGTTATAATCCATGGGTTGCATTACACTGGATTACGACAGGAAAGACAATTGGGGGAACACAGATAATGGCATATGAACATTTACTTGACAGATCAACGGCTTTAAGCTTACTGACTTCGGGTGGATATAAGCTCATTAAAGAAAATGAAAACAATGGGAAACTTCAAAAAGGTTATTATGCTGACATTGTTATTCTTGATAAAGACTATTTCAGTATTGCAGATGAACAAATTCCTTACATCCAATCGGTGCTGACTGTTGTTGATGGAAAAATTGTCTATGCTTCACATGAATATCAATCATTGGCACCGGCAAGGCTGCCTGTAATTCCTTTATGGAGTCCGGTAAAATATTACGGAGGGTATCAGTCTAAATAG